A single genomic interval of Cydia strobilella chromosome 3, ilCydStro3.1, whole genome shotgun sequence harbors:
- the LOC134756019 gene encoding uncharacterized protein LOC134756019: MAALFCFTIWMLVSSSQSISSKLDFDETGESSSSVMTNASQPNDEDVEVKHTIVVSTKLKNNNRRGLHSSSDGDLGALTYNIGRTANKQEDSSEVPILYGLQSVETTQLRTPDSRFKNRVYPDSVFINRNIRDDYDHYPNSATNPMAWKPSNFFNNINWRNPDSENQVYNPRPNPGTVKFHRKITDDGMKEFYCRKCQEFSRGLNPVQSPKGCVQGRNAWIYETTTPKMKIDGKLAKLN; this comes from the exons ATGGCTGCTCTCTTCTGCTTCACCATTTGGA TGTTAGTGTCATCGAGTCAAAGTATTTCATCAAAATTGGACTTTGATGAGACTGGTGAATCATCATCCTCCGTAATGACGAACGCAAGCCAACCCAACGATGAAGATGTAGAAGTGAAACACACAATAGTTGTATCTACCAAACTCAAGAATAATAATAGGAGAGGCTTACATTCTTCAAGTGATg GGGACTTGGGAGCGTTAACATACAATATAGGCCGTACAGCAAACAAACAAGAAGATAGCAGTGAAGTGCCCATCCTCTACGGCCTACAATCAGTTGAAACCACGCAATTAAGAACACCCGACTCCCGTTTCAAGAATAGAGTTTACCCAGACTCCGTATTCATAAATAGAAACATCCGAGATGACTACGACCATTATCCCAACTCTGCAACAAATCCAATGGCATGGAAACCGTCGAATTTCTTCAATAATATAAATTGGAGGAATCCGGACAGTGAGAACCAAGTTTATAATCCGAGACCTAATCCGGGAACAGTGAAATTTCATAGGAAAATTACAGATGATGGTATGAAGGAATTTTACTGCAGAAAATGTCAGGAATTTAGTAGAGGACTCAACCCTGTACAAAGTCCGAAAGGCTGCGTTCAGGGCAGAAATGCTTGGATTTACGAAACCACTACGCCGAAGATGAAAATTGACGGGAAATTGGCCAAATTAAACTAA